In Oryzias melastigma strain HK-1 linkage group LG16, ASM292280v2, whole genome shotgun sequence, a single genomic region encodes these proteins:
- the zgc:101716 gene encoding uncharacterized protein C8orf76 homolog isoform X2 has protein sequence MEIFGSTFDDSVFSEVRDRVCESLTSYNPKMCEAEVFVIVVSSTQWFCESVALETDDPIETQKVYKFRGDLALRKGNYQQALEAYSSCLQWIADNNLTIRRDVLEGMARCCTRLGQRDRALDLVDLLSKEASNTCHLTSLLLLKVSIHQHFGAVRSEISCLQQLCSLLPFNPWHWLSLGQVCLQLLDSNPVPAVEGLHAEIEEEEELHKDWIWLKACISLIRTRLLLRILRQQQSSFVLHRSEKTLEITEEALQRLNPKEKSLQALTEVMSEDLIPEKMREDFQDGESLSSVCLQSFRERWWSKVLLACAGDQNGEQKATVLQ, from the exons ATGGAGATTTTTGGAAGCACATTTGACGACTCTGTGTTTTCAGAGGTCAGAGACCGAGTATGTGAGTCTCTGACTTCTTATAATCCCAAGATGTGTGAGGCAGAG GTGTTTGTGATCGTCGTTTCCTCTACACAGTGGTTTTGTGAAAGTGTCGCTTTGGAAACAGACGATCCGATAGAGACACAGAAAGTCTACAAGTTCAGAGGAGATCTGGCTTTGAGAAAAGGAAACTATCAG CAAGCTTTAGAAGCCTACAGCAGCTGCCTGCAGTGGATTGCTGACAACAACCTGACCATCAGGCGGGATGTGCTGGAGGGAATGGCTCGATGCTGCACCAGACTGGGACAGAGAGACCGAGCTCTGGACTTGGTTGATTTACTG agCAAAGAAGCCTCAAACACCTGTCACCTGACCAGTCTGCTGCTGCTAAAG GTCAGCATACATCAGCATTTTGGGGCTGTGAGATCAGAGATAtcctgtctgcagcagctgtgcaGCCTGCTGCCCTTCAACCCTTGGCACTGGCTAAGCTTAGGACAGGTGTGTTTGCAGCTGCTTGACTCCAACCCAGTCCCAG CGGTGGAGGGGCTGCATGCAGAGattgaggaggaagaggagctccACAAGGATTGGATCTGGCTCAAAGCTTGCATCAGTTTAATCAGGACGAG ATTACTCTTAAGAATCCTTCGGCAGCAGCAGTCCTCTTTCGTCCTGCATCGCAGTGAAAAGACGTTAGAGATCACAGAGGAGGCGTTACAGCGCTTAAACcctaaagaaaaaagtcttcaGGCTCTTACTGAG GTGATGTCAGAGGATCTGATCCCAGAGAAGATGAGGGAGGACTTCCAGGACGGCGAGAGCCTGTCCAGCGTGTGCTTGCAGAGCTTCAGAGAGCGGTGGTGGAGCAAGGTGCTCCTGGCGTGTGCTGGAGACCAAAACGGGGAACAAAAAGCCACAGTACTGCAGTGA
- the zgc:101716 gene encoding uncharacterized protein C8orf76 homolog isoform X3 — translation MEIFGSTFDDSVFSEVRDRVCESLTSYNPKMCEAEWFCESVALETDDPIETQKVYKFRGDLALRKGNYQQALEAYSSCLQWIADNNLTIRRDVLEGMARCCTRLGQRDRALDLVDLLSKEASNTCHLTSLLLLKVSIHQHFGAVRSEISCLQQLCSLLPFNPWHWLSLGQVCLQLLDSNPVPAVEGLHAEIEEEEELHKDWIWLKACISLIRTRLLLRILRQQQSSFVLHRSEKTLEITEEALQRLNPKEKSLQALTEVMSEDLIPEKMREDFQDGESLSSVCLQSFRERWWSKVLLACAGDQNGEQKATVLQ, via the exons ATGGAGATTTTTGGAAGCACATTTGACGACTCTGTGTTTTCAGAGGTCAGAGACCGAGTATGTGAGTCTCTGACTTCTTATAATCCCAAGATGTGTGAGGCAGAG TGGTTTTGTGAAAGTGTCGCTTTGGAAACAGACGATCCGATAGAGACACAGAAAGTCTACAAGTTCAGAGGAGATCTGGCTTTGAGAAAAGGAAACTATCAG CAAGCTTTAGAAGCCTACAGCAGCTGCCTGCAGTGGATTGCTGACAACAACCTGACCATCAGGCGGGATGTGCTGGAGGGAATGGCTCGATGCTGCACCAGACTGGGACAGAGAGACCGAGCTCTGGACTTGGTTGATTTACTG agCAAAGAAGCCTCAAACACCTGTCACCTGACCAGTCTGCTGCTGCTAAAG GTCAGCATACATCAGCATTTTGGGGCTGTGAGATCAGAGATAtcctgtctgcagcagctgtgcaGCCTGCTGCCCTTCAACCCTTGGCACTGGCTAAGCTTAGGACAGGTGTGTTTGCAGCTGCTTGACTCCAACCCAGTCCCAG CGGTGGAGGGGCTGCATGCAGAGattgaggaggaagaggagctccACAAGGATTGGATCTGGCTCAAAGCTTGCATCAGTTTAATCAGGACGAG ATTACTCTTAAGAATCCTTCGGCAGCAGCAGTCCTCTTTCGTCCTGCATCGCAGTGAAAAGACGTTAGAGATCACAGAGGAGGCGTTACAGCGCTTAAACcctaaagaaaaaagtcttcaGGCTCTTACTGAG GTGATGTCAGAGGATCTGATCCCAGAGAAGATGAGGGAGGACTTCCAGGACGGCGAGAGCCTGTCCAGCGTGTGCTTGCAGAGCTTCAGAGAGCGGTGGTGGAGCAAGGTGCTCCTGGCGTGTGCTGGAGACCAAAACGGGGAACAAAAAGCCACAGTACTGCAGTGA
- the zgc:101716 gene encoding uncharacterized protein C8orf76 isoform X1: MEIFGSTFDDSVFSEVRDRVCESLTSYNPKMCEAEWFCESVALETDDPIETQKVYKFRGDLALRKGNYQQALEAYSSCLQWIADNNLTIRRDVLEGMARCCTRLGQRDRALDLVDLLSKEASNTCHLTSLLLLKVSIHQHFGAVRSEISCLQQLCSLLPFNPWHWLSLGQVCLQLLDSNPVPGKHSPHYFSDGLFCVVILSCNLFAAVEGLHAEIEEEEELHKDWIWLKACISLIRTRLLLRILRQQQSSFVLHRSEKTLEITEEALQRLNPKEKSLQALTEVMSEDLIPEKMREDFQDGESLSSVCLQSFRERWWSKVLLACAGDQNGEQKATVLQ, translated from the exons ATGGAGATTTTTGGAAGCACATTTGACGACTCTGTGTTTTCAGAGGTCAGAGACCGAGTATGTGAGTCTCTGACTTCTTATAATCCCAAGATGTGTGAGGCAGAG TGGTTTTGTGAAAGTGTCGCTTTGGAAACAGACGATCCGATAGAGACACAGAAAGTCTACAAGTTCAGAGGAGATCTGGCTTTGAGAAAAGGAAACTATCAG CAAGCTTTAGAAGCCTACAGCAGCTGCCTGCAGTGGATTGCTGACAACAACCTGACCATCAGGCGGGATGTGCTGGAGGGAATGGCTCGATGCTGCACCAGACTGGGACAGAGAGACCGAGCTCTGGACTTGGTTGATTTACTG agCAAAGAAGCCTCAAACACCTGTCACCTGACCAGTCTGCTGCTGCTAAAG GTCAGCATACATCAGCATTTTGGGGCTGTGAGATCAGAGATAtcctgtctgcagcagctgtgcaGCCTGCTGCCCTTCAACCCTTGGCACTGGCTAAGCTTAGGACAGGTGTGTTTGCAGCTGCTTGACTCCAACCCAGTCCCAGGTAAGCATAGTCCTCATTACTTCTCTGATGGACTTTTCTGTGTTGTTATACTGAGTTGTAATCTATTTGCAGCGGTGGAGGGGCTGCATGCAGAGattgaggaggaagaggagctccACAAGGATTGGATCTGGCTCAAAGCTTGCATCAGTTTAATCAGGACGAG ATTACTCTTAAGAATCCTTCGGCAGCAGCAGTCCTCTTTCGTCCTGCATCGCAGTGAAAAGACGTTAGAGATCACAGAGGAGGCGTTACAGCGCTTAAACcctaaagaaaaaagtcttcaGGCTCTTACTGAG GTGATGTCAGAGGATCTGATCCCAGAGAAGATGAGGGAGGACTTCCAGGACGGCGAGAGCCTGTCCAGCGTGTGCTTGCAGAGCTTCAGAGAGCGGTGGTGGAGCAAGGTGCTCCTGGCGTGTGCTGGAGACCAAAACGGGGAACAAAAAGCCACAGTACTGCAGTGA
- the LOC112143520 gene encoding zinc fingers and homeoboxes protein 1, producing MSSRRKSTTPCMVLPSDVLEPEIAEDKTDRAKEKEANDEDKEETVKEGKEQGSAAEELGQVVVVVPTPPAADEASASAVECNEEAECSLRSGPADPHEDSSGDSSLQDQQKDSPGEGGADPAAVSAISLSKTPIMRLRTKSEPKRIAVSLKSVDEIAEGLAAADERELGAELEPIEAPLGPMTPVEMFLHDSVKFGGGSFLYSPPSEQQRKSSVLNPTVVPAGLAQVLSAFQAQQSAAAASHPQLLIPVSSIPSYSAAMDTNPLLCSAYKKFPYPSTAEISNLAVQTQFTEEQIKVWLSAQRLKHGVSWTPEEVEEARRKQFNGTVHTVPQTITVIPAHQLSAAANGLQSILQTCQIVGQPGLVFTQVCPGGPLPVTNPITLTVTGLPTQSQSAIRSCQPSPSNSELKRATTIQPPSLSPQENSALSADNFNMRPKKSKEQLAELKASYMKNHFASDTEIARLMKITNLTKGEIKKWFSDTRYNQRNSKNSHVIIFHDGGPREGSSFSSAANTPIVIDSSDETPTSPHPPHTPPVKEKETRPKTWNPFPDFTLQKFKEKTPEQLVVLEESFERSSTPTDEELSRLRTETKLTRREIDAWFSERRKVPSASSSFPDSERGKVEADGTEEADSYSPSASSSRKDTQTLPGSRNKRLPGYSKKDIRDKTKKTPEQLHILKCAFVRTQWPTPEEYDQLSEESGLPRPYIVSWFGDSRYSWKNGNLKWFFQYQSGGVERPSGGSGGKLGGGRKRRGRNRGWGRSRSRKQPKRSSYSSADYNKCPPSKKFKTGKDILKDYYLKHHFLNEQDLDELVTKTNMSYEQVREWFAEVQKRLDTGSDPFQELPTGRAGGDKRGELGETSTPSEEQTSPGMGDEDDDDDAEEDDGEDTDDSEVWEPSRSVKKSLSVSED from the exons ATGTCAAGTCGCCGGAAATCCACCACACCATGCATGGTGCTGCCGTCTGATGTGTTGGAGCCGGAAATCGCAGAGGACAAAACAGATCGGGCGAAGGAGAAGGAGGCAAACGATGAAGACAAAGAGGAGACGGTGAAGGAAGGAAAAGAGCAAGGCTCAGCTGCAGAGGAGCTCGGTCAGGTTGTAGTGGTGGTTCCCACTCCACCTGCTGCAG ATGAAGCCAGTGCCTCCGCTGTAGAATGCAATGAAGAGGCTGAATGTTCGTTGAGGAGCGGACCTGCAGATCCTCACGAGGATTCAAGTGGCGATTCGTCTCTCCAAGACCAGCAGAAGGATTCACCGGGGGAAGGAGGAGCAGACCCTGCAGCCGTGTCTGCCATTTCTCTCAGTAAAACTCCAATCATGAGACTGAGGACCAAATCTGAACCCAAGAGAATCGCTGTGTCCCTGAAGTCCGTCGATGAGATAGCGGAGGGTTTGGCGGCAGCAGATGAGAGAGAGCTGGGCGCAGAGCTAGAACCAATAGAAGCCCCTCTGGGACCAATGACACCCGTGGAAATGTTTCTGCACGACTCTGTGAAGTTTGGGGGAGGCAGCTTCCTTTACAGTCCACCATCAGAACAGCAGAGAAAATCGTCAGTGTTAAACCCCACAGTTGTGCCTGCTGGCCTGGCACAG GTTCTTTCTGCATTTCAGGCCCAGCaaagtgcagcagcagcatctcaTCCTCAGCTACTGATTCCCGTTAGCAGCATCCCCTCCTACAGTGCGGCCATGGACACCAACCCCCTCCTCTGCAGCGCTTACAAGAAGTTTCCCTATCCATCCACGGCAGAAATCAGCAACCTGGCAGTACAGACACAGTTCACAGAGGAGCAGATAAAG GTGTGGTTGTCAGCCCAACGACTGAAGCACGGCGTGAGCTGGACTCCGGAGGAGGTTGAGGAGGCCAGGAGGAAACAGTTTAACGGAACGGTCCACACCGTGCCTCAGACGATCACTGTCATACCTGCACACCAGCTGTCAGCCGCTGCCAACGGACTGCAGTCCATCCTGCAGACCTGCCAGATAGTTGGTCAACCCGGCCTCGTGTTCACACAG GTTTGTCCAGGTGGACCTCTTCCAGTGACCAATCCTATCACCCTGACTGTGACGGGACTGCCCACTCAGTCCCAGAGCGCCATCAGATCTTGTCAGCCTTCTCCATCAAACAGCGAACTGAAACGGGCGACCACAATCCAGCCTCCATCTCTGTCTCCACAG GAGAACTCGGCCCTCAGTGCTGACAACTTCAACATGCGACCTAAGAAATCCAAAGAACAGCTGGCagagctgaaagccagctacaTGAAAAACCACTTTGCGAGTGACACAGAAATTGCTCGATTGATGAAAATTACAAACCTGACAAAAGGTGAGATAAAAAAGTGGTTCAGTGACACCCGATACAACCAGCGCAACTCCAAGAACAGTCATGTCATTATTTTCCACGACGGAGGGCCCAGAGAAGGTAGCAGCTTTAGCAGTGCTGCCAACACCCCGATAGTCATCGACTCAAGTGATGAAACGCCCACATCTCCTCATCCTCCACACACTCCTCCTGTCAAGGAAAAAGAGACACGACCCAAAACATGGAACCCTTTTCCCGACTTCACTCTGCAGAAGTTTAAGGAGAAGACTCCGGAGCAGCTTGTTGTGCTGGAGGAGAGTTTCGAGAGAAGCAGCACTCCGACAGACGAGGAGCTGAGCCGACTCAGGACAGAGACGAAACTGACAAGAAGGGAGATTGACGCCTGGTTCAGCGAAAGGCGAAAAGTTCCGTCTGCAAGTTCTTCGTTCCCAGACTCAGAGAGAGGGAAGGTAGAGGCGGACGGTACAGAAGAAGCAGATTCATACTCACCTTCTGCTTCCTCATCTCGAAAGGATACCCAAACTCTGCCAGGAAGTCGCAACAAGAGGCTGCCTGGCTACAGCAAGAAAGACATAAgagataaaactaaaaagactCCGGAGCAGCTCCATATTCTGAAATGTGCCTTTGTGCGGACCCAGTGGCCCACCCCGGAGGAGTACGACCAGCTGTCGGAGGAGAGCGGCCTTCCCCGACCCTACATCGTCAGCTGGTTTGGCGACTCGCGGTACTCCTGGAAAAACGGAAACCTGAAGTGGTTCTTTCAGTACCAAAGCGGCGGCGTGGAGAGGCCGAGCGGCGGGAGTGGCGGTAAACTGGGAGGGGGTCGCAAAAGACGCGGACGAAACCGTGGTTGGGGGCGATCCCGAAGCAGGAAGCAGCCAAAGAGATCCAGCTACTCAAGTGCAGATTATAATAAGTGTCCACCGTCTAAGAAATTCAAGACCGGGAAGGACATTTTAAAGGATTACTACTTGAAACACCACTTTCTCAATGAGCAGGATCTGGATGAGCTCGTCACGAAGACCAACATGAGCTACGAACAG GTGAGGGAGTGGTTCGCCGAGGTCCAGAAACGCCTGGACACGGGCTCAGACCCCTTCCAGGAGCTGCCCACGGGGAGAGCGGGCGGAGACAAAAGAGGGGAGCTTGGCGAAACGTCAACGCCCTCCGAGGAGCAGACAAGCCCGGGGATGGGAGACGAAGATGATGACGATGATGCTGAAGAGGACGACGGCGAGGACACGGATGACAGTGAGGTTTGGGAGCCGTCACGTAGCGTCAAGAAGTCCTTGTCCGTTTCTGAAGACTAG